From one Lactiplantibacillus paraplantarum genomic stretch:
- a CDS encoding ribonuclease J codes for MSSKIQITPFGGVRENGKNMYAVEVDGDIYILDCGLKYPENELLGIDIVIPDFSYLRENADRIVGVFLTHGHADAIGALPYFLNEFNVPVFGSELTIELAKIQLQKDPKAKNFNDFHVINEKTEIDFGSVTVSFFRTTHSIPDSMGIVLQTSAGEVVYTGDFKFDPTAAGDYQTDFARLAEIGSKGVLALLSDSANAENYEQPVSEREIAAYVLETFKYHPGRIIVASVASNILRIQQVLDAASKSDRKVALMPGDVESIVKTAIDLGKLHMPENVVVPLQSIDKLKPEQVVILQTGRMGEPIKALQRMANKQESKVNIEKGDLVFITTTPSHSMETVVAKTRDMIYRADADVKAIADEMNSSGHAAKRDLQLMINMMKPQYFIPIQGEYRLLDAHADFAREVGIPDDHVLIAAKGDQLLYDGDTMHLAGSVEVGDTMIDGIGVGDIGNIVLRDRKILSEDGIFVAVVTIDRKKKKIIATPKITSRGFVYVKTSKDLMQESAELVKTTVQENLDNKEFDWGHLKQAVREKLNHYLWDQTKRHPVILPVIMEVNQHHRRTKKAKPATPAESDAKA; via the coding sequence TTGAGTAGTAAAATTCAAATTACCCCGTTTGGCGGGGTCCGTGAAAACGGTAAAAACATGTATGCTGTCGAAGTCGATGGCGATATTTATATTTTAGATTGTGGGCTAAAGTACCCGGAAAACGAATTATTAGGAATTGATATTGTGATTCCAGATTTCAGTTATTTGCGGGAAAATGCTGATCGAATCGTCGGAGTCTTCTTAACTCACGGCCATGCTGACGCTATTGGTGCGTTACCATACTTTTTAAATGAGTTTAACGTGCCCGTATTCGGCTCAGAATTGACGATTGAACTTGCTAAGATTCAATTGCAAAAGGATCCCAAGGCTAAAAACTTTAATGATTTTCACGTGATTAACGAGAAGACCGAAATTGATTTTGGTTCAGTGACGGTTTCGTTTTTCCGGACGACCCATTCAATTCCTGACTCAATGGGAATCGTGTTACAAACCAGTGCTGGTGAGGTCGTCTATACGGGTGACTTTAAGTTTGATCCAACTGCGGCAGGAGACTACCAGACTGATTTTGCACGCTTAGCAGAGATTGGTTCAAAGGGTGTCTTGGCACTGCTTAGTGATTCGGCCAATGCTGAAAATTACGAACAGCCTGTAAGTGAGCGTGAAATTGCGGCTTATGTTCTAGAGACTTTTAAGTATCATCCTGGCCGGATTATTGTGGCATCGGTAGCTTCCAATATTTTGCGCATTCAGCAGGTTTTGGATGCCGCCTCGAAGTCGGATCGAAAAGTTGCTCTGATGCCTGGTGATGTCGAGAGCATCGTCAAGACGGCTATTGACCTGGGTAAGTTACACATGCCTGAAAATGTCGTTGTTCCTTTGCAGTCAATTGACAAGCTTAAGCCTGAACAAGTGGTTATCTTGCAGACGGGCCGGATGGGTGAACCCATCAAGGCGCTACAGCGGATGGCAAATAAGCAGGAGAGCAAGGTTAATATCGAGAAAGGTGACTTAGTCTTTATTACAACGACGCCATCGCATTCGATGGAAACCGTGGTCGCGAAGACACGTGATATGATTTATCGCGCTGACGCGGACGTCAAAGCAATTGCGGATGAAATGAATTCGTCGGGCCATGCTGCCAAACGGGACTTACAATTAATGATCAATATGATGAAGCCACAGTACTTTATTCCCATTCAGGGCGAATACCGACTGTTGGATGCGCATGCTGACTTTGCCCGCGAAGTTGGGATTCCAGATGACCATGTCTTGATCGCAGCTAAAGGGGACCAATTACTTTATGATGGGGATACCATGCATTTAGCCGGCTCCGTTGAAGTTGGTGATACGATGATTGATGGTATCGGTGTTGGTGATATCGGTAACATTGTCTTACGTGATCGTAAAATCTTGTCAGAAGACGGTATTTTTGTGGCGGTTGTCACGATTGATCGGAAGAAGAAGAAGATTATCGCAACACCAAAGATTACCTCGCGTGGTTTTGTTTATGTCAAGACGAGTAAAGACTTAATGCAGGAAAGCGCTGAGCTGGTTAAAACAACGGTGCAGGAAAATCTGGATAACAAAGAGTTTGACTGGGGTCACCTCAAACAAGCGGTGCGTGAAAAGTTGAACCATTATTTATGGGATCAAACAAAGCGGCATCCAGTTATCTTACCAGTCATTATGGAAGTTAATCAGCACCATCGTCGGACTAAGAAGGCTAAACCAGCCACACCAGCTGAAAGTGACGCTAAAGCTTAA
- the dapA gene encoding 4-hydroxy-tetrahydrodipicolinate synthase codes for MNFANVDLMTAMVTPFDDHQQLDEKRLASLIEHLLAHGTQGILVGGTTGEAPTLTEDEKLTLLKKAADIVDGRVPIVAGTGSNSTAATIAFTKKVSQIKGIEAALVVVPYYNKPDQAGMIAHFTAVADQGGLPVIIYNIPGRVVVKMDVSTVLTLAQHPNIIGIKQCATMEEFGAIVENAPADFLVYTGEDAQSLAAKEIGGAGVISVASHIYGDEMTAMFSAIDQGDIAMAAKYQRDLTPKMSALFSAPSPAPVKAALNHLGQPVGNPRLPILPLSTEQTTQLFQTLNI; via the coding sequence ATGAACTTTGCAAACGTTGATTTAATGACCGCAATGGTGACCCCTTTCGATGATCACCAACAATTGGATGAAAAGCGGTTAGCGAGTTTGATTGAACATTTATTAGCACATGGCACACAAGGAATTTTGGTGGGTGGCACCACTGGTGAAGCACCGACGTTAACAGAAGATGAAAAGTTAACTTTATTGAAGAAAGCTGCTGACATCGTTGATGGTCGGGTTCCAATCGTTGCTGGAACTGGTTCTAATAGTACTGCTGCCACGATTGCGTTTACTAAGAAGGTTAGTCAGATCAAGGGAATTGAGGCCGCTTTAGTGGTTGTTCCTTATTACAACAAGCCGGACCAAGCTGGGATGATTGCGCACTTTACAGCAGTTGCTGATCAGGGTGGCTTACCGGTAATTATCTATAATATTCCAGGCCGAGTCGTTGTGAAAATGGATGTGTCAACGGTATTAACGCTAGCACAGCATCCGAATATTATTGGAATTAAGCAGTGTGCGACGATGGAAGAATTTGGTGCCATTGTTGAGAATGCACCAGCTGACTTTTTGGTTTACACGGGTGAAGACGCACAAAGCTTAGCTGCTAAGGAAATTGGTGGCGCAGGTGTTATTTCAGTGGCTAGTCATATTTATGGTGACGAAATGACGGCGATGTTCAGCGCCATTGATCAAGGCGATATTGCGATGGCGGCAAAGTATCAACGCGATTTAACGCCGAAGATGAGTGCATTATTCAGCGCACCATCACCAGCGCCCGTCAAGGCGGCATTGAATCATTTAGGGCAACCTGTTGGTAATCCACGGTTACCGATTTTGCCGCTAAGTACTGAGCAGACAACACAACTTTTTCAAACATTAAACATTTAG
- a CDS encoding MFS transporter gives MEATVRLTRNFRVLWFGSLITDLGNAMTLPFIVLYIQTLGDYTTNQLNFLGAAAFAITYACKALVAPLWGRLADQKGRKLMCLRAAGMMTLTILGVGLAPNVAVLLILRAAQGAFSGYINNANALISVTAPAERRGQWLSRLVTGSISGTLMGPLLGSVLANTVGYRGAFMVTSGLMALVFVMTWWGVQETVMPVSRAELLPLRPVLQQLGGNFVIALLTSLLVVQATTNAVTPLLSLLVGDLAPQASTQTIVWMTGVVAAAPGIATILMANRVGRILDRLGANRCLLIFLTLAIVDLLLTSMVHQMAQLVVLRLLLGVADAALLPALQVMTVEHVPHAAFGRVFSLNQSAQACGNVVGPGLAVLVANWWGYQPIFLVTAGLQLMALGLWLIYFRHQRAH, from the coding sequence ATGGAAGCGACGGTAAGGTTGACCCGTAATTTTCGGGTTCTATGGTTTGGCAGTTTGATTACAGATTTGGGTAATGCGATGACGTTACCATTTATTGTGTTATATATTCAGACTTTGGGAGACTACACTACGAATCAGTTGAATTTTTTAGGTGCGGCTGCTTTTGCGATTACTTATGCTTGTAAAGCGCTGGTCGCACCATTGTGGGGGCGGTTAGCTGATCAAAAGGGACGTAAATTGATGTGTCTACGCGCAGCTGGCATGATGACACTGACGATCTTAGGGGTAGGCTTGGCCCCTAACGTAGCGGTGCTGTTAATTTTGCGAGCGGCTCAGGGGGCCTTTTCGGGCTATATCAATAACGCCAATGCGCTGATCTCAGTTACAGCACCGGCTGAACGGCGTGGACAGTGGTTAAGTAGGTTAGTGACGGGCAGTATTAGTGGCACATTGATGGGACCGTTATTAGGCAGTGTTCTTGCTAATACAGTAGGTTACCGGGGAGCTTTTATGGTAACCAGCGGCTTGATGGCCCTAGTATTTGTCATGACATGGTGGGGTGTGCAGGAGACAGTGATGCCCGTTAGTCGGGCTGAACTACTACCATTACGGCCAGTTTTACAACAATTAGGTGGAAACTTTGTCATTGCTTTATTAACATCGTTATTAGTTGTGCAAGCAACGACAAACGCGGTGACGCCACTGTTAAGTTTATTAGTTGGGGACTTGGCTCCCCAAGCATCGACACAAACAATCGTTTGGATGACCGGGGTAGTAGCTGCTGCACCGGGAATCGCTACCATTCTAATGGCTAATCGGGTTGGCCGTATTTTAGATCGGTTAGGTGCGAATCGTTGTCTGCTTATTTTTTTGACGTTAGCAATCGTTGACTTACTATTAACCAGTATGGTTCACCAGATGGCTCAGCTGGTCGTTCTACGGTTACTACTCGGTGTTGCGGATGCGGCACTATTACCGGCGCTTCAAGTGATGACCGTTGAACACGTTCCGCACGCTGCTTTTGGTCGTGTTTTCAGTTTGAACCAGTCAGCACAAGCGTGTGGTAACGTCGTCGGCCCAGGCTTGGCCGTACTAGTTGCCAACTGGTGGGGGTATCAACCCATCTTTTTAGTCACTGCTGGCTTACAGCTTATGGCGCTAGGTTTATGGCTGATTTATTTTAGGCATCAACGCGCTCATTAA
- the rpsO gene encoding 30S ribosomal protein S15: MAISREKKTELINKYARHEGDTGSVEVQVAVLTEDINELNEHLRVHKKDFHSQRGLMKKIGHRRNLLAYLRKEDVNRYRDLIQSLGLRR, from the coding sequence ATGGCAATTTCACGCGAAAAGAAGACGGAGCTTATTAACAAGTATGCTCGTCACGAAGGCGATACTGGTTCTGTTGAAGTCCAAGTTGCAGTTTTAACGGAAGACATCAACGAATTAAACGAACATTTACGGGTTCACAAGAAGGATTTTCATTCACAACGTGGGTTGATGAAGAAAATTGGTCACCGTCGTAACTTGTTAGCTTACCTTCGTAAAGAAGACGTTAACCGTTACCGTGACTTAATCCAAAGTCTTGGTCTTCGTCGTTAA
- the rpsT gene encoding 30S ribosomal protein S20: MPIIKSAIERVKTNNKANVRNTAQMSAMRTAVKKFEAAKTAGADNVDDLYLAATSAVDKAASKGLIKRNKAARDKSRMAARYAK, translated from the coding sequence ATGCCAATTATCAAATCCGCTATTGAACGCGTGAAAACAAACAATAAAGCAAACGTCCGTAACACCGCCCAAATGAGTGCGATGCGGACTGCTGTTAAAAAATTTGAAGCTGCTAAAACTGCTGGTGCCGACAACGTCGACGATTTATACTTAGCAGCAACTAGCGCAGTTGACAAGGCTGCTTCTAAAGGTCTTATCAAGCGCAACAAAGCTGCCCGTGACAAGTCACGAATGGCCGCACGTTACGCTAAATAA
- the holA gene encoding DNA polymerase III subunit delta encodes MIVINAQQALKSIRKGELASVYVILGTVDYLADQLKQALMQQIPSEEQTMNVGSYDMETTPVAVALDDAMSAPFFGDRRLVFINHPYFLTGENKKTKVDHDLESLQHYFEQPEPTTILVLMAPYEKLDARKKLVKTLKKQATMIEINQVSEVETQRYVQAALDEKQIRIDADALQELVNRTDGQLGLIMGQLPKLMIYAAQSQQIDLAAVQSLVTKSLTQNVFDLVNDVLRYRTQPAVELYHELVAAQEAPLKINAILLGQFRLLLQVKIMARAGYSQGSLASTLKVHPYRVKLAMQTVRHFDQAALRAAYLGLLQTEVQMKTTQRDPELLFELFMVQFVNERRAVAGTHA; translated from the coding sequence GTGATCGTCATCAACGCACAACAAGCGTTAAAATCGATTCGCAAAGGTGAATTAGCATCGGTCTATGTTATTTTGGGAACGGTTGACTACCTAGCCGATCAGCTCAAACAAGCGTTGATGCAACAAATTCCAAGTGAAGAACAAACGATGAACGTCGGCAGTTATGACATGGAAACGACACCGGTAGCCGTTGCTTTGGATGATGCAATGTCAGCGCCGTTTTTTGGTGATCGACGCTTGGTTTTTATTAACCATCCGTATTTTTTAACGGGTGAGAATAAAAAGACCAAAGTTGATCACGATTTAGAATCGCTACAGCATTATTTTGAACAACCAGAGCCCACGACTATTTTGGTGCTCATGGCGCCTTATGAGAAGTTGGATGCGCGCAAAAAACTTGTTAAAACTTTGAAAAAGCAAGCGACAATGATTGAAATCAATCAAGTGTCTGAGGTTGAAACGCAACGTTATGTACAGGCAGCTCTGGACGAAAAGCAGATTCGAATTGATGCTGACGCGCTACAAGAATTGGTTAATCGAACGGATGGACAGTTGGGATTGATTATGGGGCAATTGCCTAAGCTAATGATTTATGCGGCGCAGTCCCAACAAATTGATTTGGCGGCGGTTCAATCCTTAGTCACTAAGTCGTTGACACAGAATGTCTTTGATTTGGTCAACGACGTGTTACGATATCGGACACAACCAGCTGTTGAACTGTATCACGAGCTCGTGGCGGCTCAGGAAGCACCGTTAAAAATCAATGCCATTTTATTGGGACAGTTTCGCTTATTATTACAAGTTAAAATTATGGCCCGGGCCGGTTACAGTCAGGGCAGTTTAGCTAGTACACTCAAAGTGCATCCATATCGGGTCAAGTTGGCGATGCAGACGGTCCGCCACTTTGATCAGGCCGCATTACGAGCAGCTTACTTGGGATTATTACAAACAGAAGTACAGATGAAAACGACTCAGCGCGATCCCGAATTGCTTTTTGAATTGTTCATGGTTCAATTTGTTAATGAGCGGCGAGCGGTGGCTGGAACCCATGCCTAG
- a CDS encoding DNA internalization-related competence protein ComEC/Rec2: protein MRALFFAAIACGLLSSWLVDQQWLAAGLLFIWLWRVVRLRDRHCLLVTILCLVPMTGWLSWQNQRFTNLVRQPSQMVTINLTVQPDAITLRGSQYQMVATSPVGKLLVKGQLKRAIEKQQLGQIARRTTWRVQGKLDAIAPPTNPGQFDAPKYYRSQGIARQLTVTAVKQVRTAPRRGWGRLLDQLHRWRQMFFQTCQRLPPTLSRYATSLLVGMRPADFQATMGAVQQLGLLHLFSLSGMHVILLVAFLQWLLLRLHLSHQAIDCWLLGLLPAYLVLGGGADSLQRAVVTAALPIVWQLLTRQSSGSLSGWSMALIIGIVHNPLVLSQLGGQLSYGLALLLILMPGLPTWRLAVWVQVISLPVLLVATAQWHLWSLVVNLIVAPIFSWVLLPVTVIGASVGLVFPLVTSMCEWVLASFQNWLDWVSHWPGLLVIGQPNALWAWGLSLLSLWLLRTPKRRYCWGLLLAYTCFGISMRFPLHGTVQFIDVGQGDSILIRQPFNRQVSLIDTGGQLHFPRPRWQDDGLTSKSRVETITVNYLHRLGIRHLDTVYLSHKDVDHIGDLGELLRLMPVNQVVVPAGMAHLAKFQKLLLPAKKRPKVVEALAGQTFADGLVAVHPFKPGRAENEDSLVLTGVYGQQRFMFTGDLDRAGERAIVARYPQLRVDVLKLGHHGSKTASDPLALRQLGVQRGVLSVGRHNRYGHPNQETLTTLTAQHIETYSTALQGMITYRFFNHRKGRWQTFLKEGDRHQRTTSVKIDSQR, encoded by the coding sequence TTGCGGGCACTGTTTTTTGCCGCAATTGCGTGCGGTTTACTTAGTAGTTGGTTAGTTGACCAACAATGGCTAGCGGCTGGATTATTATTCATCTGGTTATGGCGAGTCGTACGATTACGAGATCGTCATTGCTTACTGGTGACGATACTCTGTTTAGTACCCATGACTGGTTGGTTGAGTTGGCAAAACCAACGTTTTACAAACTTGGTTCGGCAGCCCAGTCAGATGGTAACGATTAATTTGACGGTTCAACCGGATGCAATTACGCTACGTGGTAGTCAGTATCAGATGGTTGCTACGAGTCCGGTGGGTAAATTATTAGTCAAGGGCCAATTGAAACGAGCGATTGAAAAACAACAATTGGGCCAGATTGCTCGACGAACGACGTGGCGGGTGCAAGGCAAACTTGATGCGATTGCACCACCAACGAATCCAGGTCAGTTTGACGCGCCCAAATATTATCGTAGTCAAGGGATTGCACGCCAACTCACTGTAACGGCTGTCAAGCAAGTTAGGACGGCACCGCGGCGTGGTTGGGGACGACTGCTTGACCAATTACATCGTTGGCGACAAATGTTTTTTCAGACGTGTCAGCGGCTCCCACCGACGCTCAGTCGCTATGCAACCAGCTTATTAGTGGGGATGCGGCCGGCGGATTTTCAGGCGACTATGGGTGCAGTACAACAGCTGGGGTTGTTGCATCTATTTAGTTTGTCGGGGATGCACGTTATTTTATTGGTTGCATTTTTACAATGGCTGTTGCTGCGGTTACATTTAAGTCACCAAGCCATTGACTGCTGGTTGCTAGGGCTTTTACCAGCATACCTTGTGCTGGGTGGTGGTGCCGATAGCTTACAACGAGCAGTGGTGACGGCGGCCTTGCCGATTGTTTGGCAACTGCTGACACGGCAATCGAGTGGTTCGTTGAGTGGTTGGAGTATGGCACTGATAATCGGAATCGTCCATAATCCCTTAGTATTGAGTCAGTTAGGTGGTCAGCTCAGTTATGGTCTGGCGTTATTGCTCATCTTAATGCCGGGCTTGCCCACGTGGCGACTAGCCGTCTGGGTTCAAGTTATTAGTTTACCGGTGTTATTGGTGGCAACTGCCCAGTGGCACCTGTGGTCACTAGTAGTTAACTTAATAGTGGCGCCGATTTTTAGTTGGGTATTGCTACCAGTGACCGTCATTGGAGCTAGCGTGGGCTTAGTATTTCCATTAGTCACCAGTATGTGTGAGTGGGTTTTGGCGAGCTTTCAGAATTGGCTTGATTGGGTCAGTCATTGGCCGGGATTACTGGTCATTGGTCAACCGAATGCGCTGTGGGCGTGGGGGCTCAGTTTGCTGAGTTTATGGCTATTACGAACACCAAAACGTCGGTATTGTTGGGGATTATTATTAGCATATACATGTTTTGGTATCAGCATGCGCTTTCCACTGCATGGCACTGTTCAATTTATCGATGTTGGCCAAGGCGACTCGATTTTGATTCGCCAACCGTTTAATCGTCAGGTCAGTTTGATTGATACCGGTGGACAATTGCATTTTCCACGGCCTCGCTGGCAAGATGATGGCCTAACTTCTAAATCACGTGTTGAAACCATTACAGTCAATTATTTACATCGTCTAGGGATTAGACACTTAGATACAGTTTATTTGTCACACAAGGATGTTGATCATATCGGTGATTTGGGCGAGCTGTTACGACTGATGCCAGTTAATCAGGTGGTAGTTCCAGCGGGGATGGCACATTTAGCTAAGTTTCAGAAATTGTTGCTACCAGCTAAAAAGCGGCCGAAAGTGGTTGAGGCCCTCGCTGGTCAAACATTTGCGGATGGTTTAGTGGCTGTCCATCCGTTTAAACCTGGGCGTGCTGAGAATGAAGATTCGTTAGTGCTGACGGGTGTTTATGGACAGCAGCGTTTTATGTTTACCGGTGATCTTGACCGGGCAGGAGAACGGGCAATCGTCGCCCGCTATCCCCAACTGCGCGTGGACGTGCTCAAGTTAGGCCACCATGGTAGTAAAACGGCGTCTGATCCACTGGCATTGCGACAATTGGGCGTCCAACGTGGTGTGTTATCGGTGGGACGCCATAATCGTTATGGTCATCCCAATCAAGAAACCTTGACGACATTAACAGCTCAACATATAGAGACTTATTCAACGGCTTTACAAGGAATGATTACGTATCGCTTTTTTAATCATCGGAAGGGCCGTTGGCAAACATTTTTAAAGGAGGGTGATCGTCATCAACGCACAACAAGCGTTAAAATCGATTCGCAAAGGTGA